ACGCTGGAATCTCGGCCCTGGGAATGATTCCTAAGACCTCTGCAACCTGGAGCTTCTGCCTGGCGTACTGTGCATACGTCTTTGGCAACGCACGCTGAAATTGGAAAAGAATGAGCTATTATTACATACAAAACATGCAAGGGGAAACAATATTTTTTGCCCACCAATATCTACAACCTACCTTGTAATTAATTTCCTGTGCAATCAACTCTTGGACTCTCTCATCTGGGAGCTATATACATACACCAAGCAGAGACATCAGACCATCATTATATATAATAACAGATTCCAATGGATTGCTAGACCACACCATACTATACTTACATTTACTTCCTTGCTAATGCCTTCTGTGCACCGGCGGAACTGCAAGGAAAGATGATTAAAGCATTTGCATCGTAACAGATACTAATTAACAAATGAAAACACGTACAGAACTCCTATGAACAAAAAGGAAACCTACTTGTCGCTCCAGTTGCAAAAACCCGCCGGGCCGCTCCAGCTCAGCCTTCAAAGTATGTCGGCGCGATGGAACCggattgtcattgtaaacttccTGCAGAGCATCTCTGAAAGACGTCTAGAAGTTGTCCAACAAAGAAGAAAACACCAACACCAAGCATATACAGGGTTAGAAAGCATTGACAATCCCGATCAATAATTATAAACTGTTGTTAGTTCTAATGTACAATGCTGACCTGATCCTCATTGACCCGCTTCCAAATCTCAAGAAAGGCACGGTCAAGACCTTCCACAAACAGACGATAAAGGCGAGTCCTCCATACATACTCCTAAATTTAATCAAAAGATTGCGATTGTTAGATACAATCATAACTAGAGCTGACCATCTAAATGAGCAAGCGACAAAGGAATCGTACCTCGAAACCATGACATGCTAGATCCAAATCAATGTTGGTGAACCCACTGGCAATCTTAACTGATTGGTACAAACCTTTACAGCGCATTGGCTCCCACTAAATAGTAGAACAGAGAAGTTATTGTGATGCTACAATGCGTATGTAAGATTAGTTATCATTCCATGGTTTTGAGAGGTCATATAGGCCTACCTCGAGAAAATCTTTAAGCACATGATTTTCAAGCCACTGTTAAGAAGAGAAGGTTGTTAGTCCAATTTCTTTTTTACTGAACAGAGTTTTAAACTTGGACTGGCTGATCATTGCACCATGAATACCTTCATTTCCTTGACCATCTTTTCCCAGTACAGCACATACTCTCTATCAGCATCAGGGGTGTTACAAAACGCTTTGTACTGACTCCATCTGTCATATTCATACTCATTCCGACCCTGCACCAGAAAGGAAGGGAAGCAGCATATCACAGCTGTCCTGAGAATAACAAGCTGGGCATTGGTTACAGTACTTTTGCActtaaaaaaattccaaaaaaaaacaGTATTGTAACATGTAAAATATATGGGGCCTAGGGATATCAGGCAAAAATCTGGTTACACATACAGAAAAAGTATGGTACTCGTATATGGGAGTTGTCTGCATGTGATTTTTTTAGGACTTGCTCCGTGCAAAAAATGCATCAGTATAATAAACTCTCAGGTAAGAAGTTATAATTCTTGTCTTTTTCTTCTACCATGCACAGTTTATGAGATTTTCCATAATTTATTGCAAACACACATATTTTAAGCTGTGTTTAATCTCCAGAGGATGTGACGTTCATAGTTCTATTTTTGCATTTCGGCAAGAACCTCAGGCAGGCCCCTGGAACAAAGAGGTTACTCACACAAAGCCAAGCTATAAAAACAATGAGAAATTGCAGTCATGATTCATTAACTAACCAAGCTGTTAGAGAAATATTTGTGGTCACCCATTCAAAGgtaagaagagaagaagaaattGGTTACTGGCCGCATGAGCACAGATTAAGTGTATATGCATCACTCAATTCAAAGTTGTGAATACACAGATATACTTACACGGTTAGGAAGGACTAGCCGCTGGTAGTCGCTCAAGTTTGCAAGTAAACAGAGGTCGGAGTCAAAATACCAGCCAAAGGCGCTATCATGATGGCAAGGATAGAAGAAGTCATTCTCCAAGGCAAGCTCCATAGGGTACTTGGATTCCAGTGCAGCTTCTTCTAGCTCGTCGACAGGCTTTCCTAACAACAACTACACAGATGGACAGATGAGTAAGGTACATAAGAGGGTGTATATGCTTGATCGCGATCGACAGATAGGTGTGGTGATATGGGACTAACCAGGTAAGCTTTGAAGCGATAACGTTTATACTTGGCGAGGAGGCTGTCCAACTGCTCTTGATCCAGTCCAGTCTTGGTGTCAATTTCAGCAGGTCTGCGAGTCTTTAGCTGTCCGGAGTACTTGACGAATTCCTCCGCAGTGATATCATCGCCCGAGTCCTCTCCAAAGTGTGTATCTCCAACATCTGGTCCGTGGGGTTCGCTCAAGAACTTGTGGACTTGATATTCTACCAGAGCAGCCCGCAGCTCATCATCATAGAAATTAGAACGAGCGAGGACTTGGACAATTTGATCGGAAGGAAGATTTGGGCTGTCGATGGCGACGCCCGCTTGTAACTGCAATCGGACGAGACGCGAGGCGAGGATCTCATGGTACCTGGACTGGCGGGCCGGCCAGGCGACCGGCGGCTCGTCCAAGGATCCGGACGGCGGCGCGCTGGAAGTCCGCCCGGCCGGCTTGTCGAAGGATCCggacggcggcgcgctggatGTCGTGCTGCTGCTATCCGATTCGACAAGGGATCCAGACAACGATGCGCCTTCTTCACCGCGGCGACGGCGGGAGGGTCCTTCGCGAGGAGACCTCCTGCGGCGGGGGCGCTTCTTCTGCGTCATCGGCAGCAGATCGGCGGTCACACGGGGTGGGATCGTGGTGACGGCGTGGGGAAGGGGATCGCGATTCGGCGCTAGGGTTTCGCGTGGATGAGGACGCGTGACCTTTGTCCTCTCGGGTAGGTTCACGAACTGTATCCTTACAAAGGCTGGGCCTAAATGAAAGCAGGCCCAAATTTTCTTTTCTTCCGGTCTTCCTTGAGGTTTTTTAACATTTGGTTTGATAAATTTTTTAAGGGTATTTGGTTTGATAATTGGATACTGAGAGATGAGAAAATGTGACCGATTGTGcgtctttttttcttttgacgGGTTGTGCGTCACTCTATAACCGATTGACCGATTGTGCGTCTTACTAATGATCTCCATATACATACATACGTCAGTTGATGATGATTGATAATAGCAATGATTCGTGGAAGCGGCGTCTCCTAAAAAATGCTACACTTACGGACACCATCTACAGGCTACACCTACGGACTCATCTCCCATAACTTCTCTCCTCTCCTGATTTCCAGTGGTGGTCCCCTCTTCTTTTGATTTCCAATCACATCTTCACAACTCATCCCGTAAGTTAACTTCTGTAGAAAACGTCCGTAGGTGTAGCATTGTTGGGGTCTCCTGCACCAAATATTTTTGAACGCGGATGCAGAGGAAAATTATGAGCATCCCTCTATGTACTAGAAATAGCGAGGATTTCTGGGCTGGAACTTTGAAAAGAACGGTATGTTCTCCATAAGATCAGCCTATCGTATGCTCGCTCACACCAAACGCCGACGCGCGACCTGGCTCGAGGGGCGTGCAAGTCCCTCTCACATGGGCGCGGAGGAGAGAGAGGATAGAAGAGTTTGTGGAAAGTGACAGTCCCTGGTAAGATTCAAACTTTTTGTGGAGGCTGGCTAAGCACTCTATCCCAACGAAGGACATCCAATATCACAAGAAGATGACAACTTCCAATCAGTGTCAACTTTGCGCTGCAAGGGATTCTTGGCGCCACTCCCTGTTAGAATGTACTACACCCAGATGTGTGTGGGCACTGGTCGACGGGGATCTGGTTGAGTACTTAATTGCTATGACATAACCAAATGCAAAGCAATGGCTTTTCACGATGATTGACGCTCTTCCCCAAGATAAGCTGGTAAGTCTGACCGTTACCCCGTGGGCCATTTGGTCGGCAAGAAGGAAAGCTATTCATGAAGCTATTTTCCAGAGTCCCCTTGCCACGTATCTGTTTGTGCAACGGTTCATAGCTGATCTAGAGAGCATAAAGGCTACGAGAACTACTGCCAGCAAGACTCTGTTGCACCAATAAAAAACTCAGGGCTGGAAACCGCCCAATGCATGCACGTTCAGAATCAATGTTGATGGGGGTCTATCCCGCAATGGACCAAGTGGGGTGTCCGCTGCCATATGTCATGACGACAAGTGGCTATACTTGGGAGCATCGGCTATGGTCTTCCCAGGT
The Aegilops tauschii subsp. strangulata cultivar AL8/78 chromosome 3, Aet v6.0, whole genome shotgun sequence genome window above contains:
- the LOC109768691 gene encoding uncharacterized protein; its protein translation is MTQKKRPRRRRSPREGPSRRRRGEEGASLSGSLVESDSSSTTSSAPPSGSFDKPAGRTSSAPPSGSLDEPPVAWPARQSRYHEILASRLVRLQLQAGVAIDSPNLPSDQIVQVLARSNFYDDELRAALVEYQVHKFLSEPHGPDVGDTHFGEDSGDDITAEEFVKYSGQLKTRRPAEIDTKTGLDQEQLDSLLAKYKRYRFKAYLLLLGKPVDELEEAALESKYPMELALENDFFYPCHHDSAFGWYFDSDLCLLANLSDYQRLVLPNRGRNEYEYDRWSQYKAFCNTPDADREYVLYWEKMVKEMKWLENHVLKDFLEWEPMRCKGLYQSVKIASGFTNIDLDLACHGFEEYVWRTRLYRLFVEGLDRAFLEIWKRVNEDQTSFRDALQEVYNDNPVPSRRHTLKAELERPGGFLQLERQFRRCTEGISKEVNLPDERVQELIAQEINYKRALPKTYAQYARQKLQVAEVLGIIPRAEIPA